A region of bacterium DNA encodes the following proteins:
- the rsmB gene encoding 16S rRNA (cytosine(967)-C(5))-methyltransferase RsmB — MKKNKPKQTSGQQQGGGKRKRISNVAPSATGHSHGHGHGHGGGFRRHRHKGKQKINLYEAKIYKGALSSSDEDRLAENTVNKIALQVLLEFDNNQTRADILLRHHIRQNHKLLTGREKGNLSRTVLNVLKWRMRLDYYASKVLKADVTRFDPLMRNAYRLATLNATVLSKSLDKCIALSDAAMPKEQGNFKQPLREFLKTLVKAKSDIPLPSRQKDIIHALAIIFSHPAWLVERWVERYGQENTEKLCEFNNEENAFTIRVNTLKSDEVSLMSQLKDQGFSIKKSRYGNYGFYVSGLGEIYSTNSFKNGFFEIQDEASQLFVEWCNPKNRDLVLDVCAGSGGKTIFLSALMNNTGKIIATDTNAGVMDDLAERIRQAGCSNVEILHPDVATNQLKEKFLGQADKVIIDAPCSGLGTLSKNPDIKWRLQPEDIGRLAEEQKSILEFYSQFVSKGGEMIYATCTINPEENEQVVESFLSAHPDFEMIKEHDPKYNFFIDERGYFYILPFKHNMSGFFGCKLKRVN, encoded by the coding sequence ATGAAAAAAAACAAACCTAAACAAACGTCCGGTCAGCAGCAAGGCGGCGGGAAACGTAAGCGTATTTCTAACGTAGCGCCTTCGGCAACCGGACACAGTCATGGGCATGGTCACGGTCATGGCGGAGGATTTCGCCGCCATCGCCATAAAGGCAAACAAAAGATCAACCTCTACGAAGCCAAAATATACAAAGGAGCATTGTCCAGCTCTGACGAAGACAGGCTGGCTGAAAATACAGTCAATAAAATTGCACTGCAAGTCCTGTTGGAATTCGACAATAATCAGACCAGGGCGGATATTTTGCTTCGCCATCATATCCGACAAAATCATAAATTGCTGACCGGCCGCGAAAAAGGCAATTTATCCCGGACGGTGCTGAATGTACTGAAGTGGCGAATGCGTCTTGATTACTATGCCTCAAAAGTTTTGAAAGCCGATGTGACACGGTTTGATCCTTTGATGCGCAATGCTTATCGTCTGGCCACGCTCAATGCGACCGTTCTCAGCAAATCGTTGGACAAATGTATCGCTCTTTCCGATGCAGCCATGCCCAAAGAGCAAGGCAATTTTAAACAACCTTTACGCGAGTTTTTAAAAACACTTGTCAAAGCCAAAAGCGACATTCCGCTCCCGAGTCGACAAAAAGATATTATTCATGCCCTGGCCATTATTTTCTCTCATCCGGCATGGTTGGTCGAACGATGGGTCGAGCGTTACGGACAAGAGAATACGGAAAAATTGTGTGAGTTTAATAATGAAGAGAACGCATTTACGATCCGTGTCAATACGCTCAAGTCAGATGAAGTCAGCCTGATGTCTCAACTCAAAGATCAGGGTTTTTCAATTAAAAAATCACGGTATGGAAATTACGGCTTTTATGTTTCCGGTTTGGGTGAAATTTATTCCACCAACAGTTTTAAGAACGGCTTTTTTGAAATTCAGGATGAGGCGAGCCAACTTTTTGTCGAATGGTGCAATCCAAAAAACAGAGATTTGGTACTCGACGTCTGCGCGGGCAGCGGCGGTAAAACGATTTTTCTGTCTGCGTTGATGAACAATACCGGAAAAATCATTGCCACCGATACGAACGCGGGCGTGATGGATGATCTGGCCGAACGCATACGCCAGGCCGGTTGCTCCAACGTTGAAATTTTGCATCCGGATGTGGCCACGAATCAACTGAAGGAAAAATTCTTAGGGCAAGCCGATAAAGTCATCATCGATGCGCCTTGCAGCGGGCTGGGTACTTTATCAAAAAATCCTGACATCAAATGGCGGCTGCAACCTGAAGATATTGGCCGGTTGGCCGAAGAACAAAAATCCATTCTTGAATTTTATTCACAGTTCGTTTCCAAAGGCGGTGAAATGATTTACGCTACGTGTACCATTAATCCGGAAGAAAACGAACAAGTTGTGGAATCGTTTTTATCAGCGCATCCTGATTTTGAAATGATCAAAGAACACGATCCGAAATATAATTTCTTTATCGATGAGCGGGGTTATTTTTACATCCTTCCTTTTAAACACAACATGAGCGGCTTTTTCGGTTGTAAACTGAAGCGCGTTAACTAA
- a CDS encoding saccharopine dehydrogenase NADP-binding domain-containing protein, producing MRFLVLGGGLMGRAVIKDLLENPATESVVVADMNSSILKELKGFLKKYDSKKWTFKKTDVSKVASVKKLMKGVHTVVSAVTYKYNYELAKAAIQSGCHFCDLGGNNTIVDKEFTLNKMAKKKGVTVVPDCGLAPGMVSVLVAHGVAQLDETDSIRIRVGGLPTEPKPPMNYKLVFSVHGLVNEYIESCVKIRDGKIIHVDPMIEVEDLEFPAPFGKLEAFNTSGGTSTLPKTYLGKVKNLDYKTIRYPGHCAQFKLLLDLGLTSSKPIQVGKNKIAPRDLLSVLLTEKLTMEGKDCVLVRVIVDGKKSGMAKTVQYQIIDYGDDHVTAMMRLTSYPIAVIAQMMASGMITKRGVVPQEVCVPADTFISELWKRGIEISIQSN from the coding sequence ATGCGATTTCTAGTTCTGGGCGGCGGATTGATGGGACGCGCCGTCATCAAAGATTTACTCGAGAACCCTGCCACTGAATCAGTGGTCGTAGCGGATATGAACAGTTCGATTCTTAAAGAATTGAAAGGTTTTTTAAAAAAATACGATTCTAAAAAATGGACATTTAAAAAAACGGATGTGAGTAAAGTGGCGTCGGTGAAAAAACTCATGAAAGGAGTACATACTGTCGTCAGCGCTGTCACATACAAATATAATTACGAACTTGCAAAAGCGGCTATTCAATCCGGCTGCCATTTTTGTGATTTGGGAGGCAATAATACTATTGTCGACAAAGAATTTACTCTCAATAAAATGGCTAAGAAAAAAGGCGTGACGGTTGTTCCGGATTGCGGCCTGGCTCCCGGCATGGTTTCAGTGCTGGTAGCGCATGGCGTAGCGCAACTTGATGAAACTGACAGCATCCGAATTCGTGTCGGCGGGTTACCGACCGAACCGAAGCCGCCGATGAACTATAAGTTAGTATTCTCAGTGCATGGACTGGTCAATGAATACATTGAGTCATGTGTGAAAATCCGCGATGGGAAAATCATTCATGTCGATCCGATGATCGAAGTTGAGGATCTGGAATTTCCAGCTCCATTTGGAAAATTAGAAGCGTTCAATACATCCGGAGGTACATCGACATTGCCGAAAACGTATTTGGGGAAAGTAAAAAACCTGGATTACAAAACAATTCGTTATCCCGGGCATTGCGCCCAATTTAAATTATTACTGGATCTCGGGCTGACTTCTTCAAAGCCGATTCAGGTAGGAAAAAATAAAATTGCTCCGCGGGATTTGCTATCCGTTTTGCTGACTGAAAAACTGACGATGGAAGGTAAAGATTGCGTGCTCGTTCGTGTGATCGTTGATGGAAAAAAATCAGGGATGGCCAAAACGGTTCAATATCAAATTATCGACTACGGCGACGATCATGTCACGGCGATGATGAGACTCACATCGTATCCCATCGCGGTCATTGCGCAGATGATGGCATCCGGTATGATCACGAAGCGCGGTGTTGTACCGCAGGAAGTATGCGTGCCTGCCGATACATTTATTTCTGAGTTATGGAAGCGCGGTATAGAAATATCCATTCAATCTAATTAA
- the queF gene encoding preQ(1) synthase, protein MRRKKAKEFVKKPDFKFEFEGYDAIRPELLETFAYEYPGKRSEVTVETDEFTAVCPWSGLPDFAKITVVYVPNKDVIELRSYKYYLYSYRNVGIFQEHLTQRLLNDLVRCCDPLEMTVITDYNIRGGIHTISKASYHKKK, encoded by the coding sequence ATTCGTCGTAAGAAAGCGAAAGAATTCGTCAAAAAGCCGGATTTTAAATTTGAATTTGAAGGATACGATGCGATTCGTCCGGAACTGTTGGAAACGTTTGCCTATGAATATCCCGGTAAACGCAGTGAAGTGACGGTTGAAACGGATGAGTTTACAGCTGTGTGTCCGTGGTCAGGGCTTCCCGATTTTGCCAAAATTACCGTTGTGTATGTTCCGAATAAAGACGTGATCGAGTTACGCTCATATAAATATTATTTGTACAGTTATCGCAATGTCGGAATTTTTCAAGAGCATTTGACGCAACGTTTGTTGAACGATTTAGTGCGTTGCTGTGACCCGTTGGAAATGACGGTGATTACGGATTATAATATTCGCGGGGGCATTCATACGATTTCCAAAGCTTCGTACCACAAGAAAAAATAA
- a CDS encoding response regulator, translating to MTNLSPAVNASKILVVDDNDAMVNLLSEFLAEAGYYVITARDGKEAIEQVMRENPDLILLDAVMPAMTGYEVTEKLKSENHTRLIPIIMLTGLSDFNDKLKGIELGVDDFIMKPFNRLELLTRVKSLIRVKQFTDELENAETVIFSLALAVEAKDSYTEGHCNRLSYYGAKLAERIGLSEEQVKAVRRGGILHDIGKIAINDTILLKPEPLTKEEFEIMKQHTIIGEKICKPLKSLNSVLPIIRSHQERWNGTGYPDGLRGEEIPMIARVIMTVDVFDALTTARPYRGALPDERAFEIMEEETASGLWDPQLIHTFIDMLRNNEVERPTGKNMSLAGI from the coding sequence ATGACGAATCTTTCCCCTGCTGTGAATGCTTCAAAAATTCTCGTTGTCGATGATAACGATGCCATGGTTAATTTGCTGAGTGAATTTCTTGCTGAAGCCGGATATTATGTGATTACGGCTCGCGACGGCAAGGAAGCCATTGAGCAGGTTATGCGGGAAAATCCGGATCTGATTTTGCTGGATGCCGTGATGCCGGCAATGACCGGATACGAGGTGACCGAAAAATTAAAATCTGAAAATCATACGCGACTTATCCCGATCATCATGCTCACCGGTTTATCGGATTTCAACGACAAACTCAAAGGCATCGAGTTGGGTGTGGACGATTTCATTATGAAGCCGTTCAACCGCCTCGAATTGCTCACACGCGTAAAATCGCTGATTCGTGTTAAACAATTTACCGACGAACTCGAAAATGCTGAAACAGTTATTTTCAGTTTGGCACTGGCTGTAGAGGCGAAGGATTCGTACACTGAAGGCCATTGCAACCGTTTGTCGTATTACGGCGCGAAGCTGGCGGAACGTATCGGATTAAGCGAAGAACAAGTCAAAGCTGTCCGACGCGGCGGCATCTTACATGATATAGGAAAAATCGCAATCAATGATACGATTCTTCTGAAACCTGAACCTTTGACGAAAGAAGAATTTGAAATAATGAAACAGCATACGATCATTGGCGAGAAGATATGCAAGCCATTGAAGTCACTGAACAGCGTTTTGCCGATCATTCGCAGTCATCAGGAGCGATGGAACGGCACCGGTTATCCCGACGGTTTACGAGGCGAAGAAATTCCAATGATTGCGCGCGTCATTATGACGGTTGACGTTTTTGATGCTTTGACGACGGCGCGTCCATATCGGGGGGCTTTACCGGATGAACGCGCGTTTGAAATCATGGAAGAGGAAACAGCGTCGGGATTATGGGATCCGCAATTGATACATACATTTATTGATATGTTGCGTAATAACGAAGTTGAACGTCCGACGGGTAAGAATATGTCGCTAGCCGGTATATGA
- a CDS encoding TIGR00730 family Rossman fold protein, with product MKKQSSFRNNHKNVDDLSASLDKSYRKEEPWRVFRIVAEFVNGFEEMEKVGPAVSIFGSARALRGSKNYQLAETCGRQLVKAGYAVITGGGPGIMEAANKGAKEAGGKSIGLSIELPFEAKSNDYLTSELWFNYFFVRKVMFVKYASGFIVLPGGFGTLDEFYEAVTLIQTQKITPFPIVLIGKKYWKELIDWMSATVLAEKNISPKDMDLFYTTDDPKDAVEWIKKFYKNKKARKKSRAK from the coding sequence ATGAAAAAGCAGAGCAGCTTTCGTAATAACCATAAAAATGTCGACGATTTATCCGCATCGCTGGATAAATCGTATCGTAAAGAAGAGCCCTGGCGCGTTTTCCGGATCGTCGCCGAATTTGTTAACGGGTTCGAAGAAATGGAAAAAGTCGGGCCGGCCGTTTCGATTTTCGGATCGGCGCGCGCCTTGCGCGGATCTAAAAATTATCAATTGGCCGAAACGTGCGGGCGACAATTGGTCAAAGCCGGTTATGCGGTGATTACGGGTGGCGGACCTGGCATCATGGAAGCGGCCAATAAAGGCGCTAAAGAAGCGGGTGGCAAATCCATAGGACTCAGTATTGAGTTACCATTCGAAGCGAAATCCAACGATTATCTTACATCCGAATTATGGTTCAATTATTTTTTCGTACGGAAAGTGATGTTCGTCAAATACGCGAGCGGTTTTATTGTTTTGCCGGGCGGATTCGGAACGTTGGACGAATTTTATGAAGCCGTGACCCTCATTCAGACTCAGAAAATTACGCCATTCCCAATTGTTTTGATCGGGAAAAAATACTGGAAAGAATTGATCGACTGGATGAGCGCGACGGTATTGGCCGAGAAAAATATTTCACCGAAAGACATGGATTTGTTTTATACGACGGACGATCCGAAGGATGCCGTTGAGTGGATCAAGAAATTTTATAAAAATAAAAAAGCCCGAAAAAAATCCCGCGCTAAGTAG